From Epinephelus fuscoguttatus linkage group LG17, E.fuscoguttatus.final_Chr_v1:
ttaaaatcatcaaatcaagtgagagccaggcggtgcagtcagtggagagcaactgcagcgcctggctctaaaaactgcggccaCCTCGCTCTTGCGGttttatcgccgtccacttttgtaatacgtcagagcaagtcgggatgaagtcagacacaaaactaaccagcatgcattgtgcgccgatcgccGGTGATCAAATCtgtgcaggcctggctcatctcgaacaaACCTATTGTTACTGGGCCAAAATAACCACATCTTGGTATGGCTGAACAACCTAATAGAGATAATACAAAGAATACTTAAACTGGGTCAAAATAACCCAAGGTACAGGTGCTAGGTTACTTAGACCCAGTACTGGGTCCTAACCCATCGCTTTGGGTATGATTGGTGACCCAGTGGTTTTATACCCAAGGATACTTGGTTATTTTGGCCAGTGCTAGTTTGACCCAGTACTGGGTTCCTCGTTTGACCCAAATTGGGTCAAAATTCACCCAGTATTTTTATGTGTGGAACTATGAAAAACTCTCCAGTCCAAAACCACGtatgctgtgaggtgacaaacAACACTGAGCCTTAATGGTTTGACAGTATCATAATGTTTTATCCTACGTTTACTCCTTAGACCAAGACAGTAATATTTCCCTCACCTCAGATGTTATGGTTAATCTGGACACAACAGGTGGCTTCCAGAATTTAATTACCTTTAACAGTTTCTCAAACCAGCTTTTTAATGAGGGCACAGCTAATGGTTACTACCCCTAGCCTTAACCCTTACCACGTGCTTAACAGTACAGTTTAGCCTCAGCCACCTTCATTCTTCTTTTAATTACCTTGTATTACACTGAAGGGACTCTGAATCAGAATTGCTGAGTCGACAAAGCCCCAAGACTCACGAGTACAGATTAAATCTCTGACGCACTAATTCTTCTCAAAATAGCTTTACCAGTCAGAAACCACTGATGTTGCACCCGGTGCTGATGATCTACACCTTTATGACATTATGTTCACTTATTAGTATCTGAACTGCGACTCTGTATAAAGAAATATTCTGTTTCAGCTCAGTAGTGAAACACAGTGGATGCACTGAGCAGAATAAGCAGGTGTGCATAAGAAAATGACAGTCAGTGCAGTCAGAAATATTagagtttttgtgtctttgcatgGTTACTGAGATTATGCAAGAATGCAGAGACAACCATTCTCTTTGTCAAAGCAGCcagtgcagagctgctgtgCCTGTTCCTGCTGCACAAAGACATGGAGACGGCACTGTAGCGTCAGGAGGATTCCAGACAGAGAGGCCAACTAATTAAAACTTTGACACCAAATCATATTCCTCGCTGCTTCAACCAAACACATCTCTGTCTCCACTGTGCTCCGCCAGCAAATCTATTGTCAGCGGGATTAAAAATTGTCACATTTCCCCTGGGCTGACAGTCCCTCcctgtgtttttcctctggAGAAGACGTCTCAGCATTATTAAGAGACCGCACAGTCTTAATTACTGCCTGACACAGTCTGCACTGTTTCCTTTTTTAGGTCCGATTTCTATCTAGAATAAGAGAGGCACTGGTTATTTGTTCAAATGCTTAAAATGACacctatgtttgtgtgtttttcaactTCTTGCATTTGTGTGAATAATGTCTGTCCGTAGCAGTGGTAGTGACACTGAATCATTTAACAAGCACCAGATGCACCAAAAGGACAAAGGTACTGGTGCCTGGATGCGATGATCAAGATTGCAGATGTGATCAATTTCGAGCTTTTTGGAAGAGCTGAGCAGCACATTCTGATGCACTGATGAACATCAACCAGCTGGATCCCAACGGGTTTGACCAAATCTCATGACAATTCTTCCTCAACTTCTTGCTTGTCACTGTCGATGTGTAGTACAAGTACAAGTATGAGAGTGTTTCCCATAAACATACATTGTGAAAAGATGTTTGTCAATCAGTGGATATTCTTTGAGCGCCACTGTCCCCACGAAGAATTTTTTTCATTCAGTACGATAAGATTTCTTAAGTCTAGAAGAACTACACGATTTAATAATTTTAAGCCCCATTCAAGGTAGCCGAGCGCTAAACCAGAATTTAGTCACTTGGCTAGCttaagtctctagtgcacctgCTTTATGGGCCCCACTTAGTGATGGCCGAATGAAGCCTCAGGAagcaatttctttattttatgagcccactagatgccGCTCTTGGGTTAAAGATAGAgactcaaagaatggcaattcagtgtgctttcaactttttgttgaagaaaaagtgccatctagtgggctcataaaatgaagaaaatgcttcatgaggcttcatttggccatcactacccaCAGTGTGGCACATCCATTTAATTTTATAGTTGGGAAATCAAggttttttggcttcatgcgccactgagtaACTTTCATGATCATTGCTTAGGATACTCCATCCACCATCTCtttcacctcctgatgacaaagtcagctcatactaCATCACTTAGGAAACATTATAATAGAAACATTATAATAGATATGCAAATTGCAaagtaacatattcatggtctGCATAAAGGTACAATACCAGCATTTCtgtctggtgactgggctgttttttttttaccgtacTGTGCATGTAATCTTGGGCACATACAAAAGAGAGATCACAGAAATTACAATAATGACCTTCTTAGCCACAGACATTATTCCACCTCTATACTTTCTGAGCCATGaaaatgatctttttctaatTCTAATATTGCtctttctgatgaggtggacacgATTAACCTTAATACAAgtaacattattcatccctacaacagtaaatactttttccctaacctgatatgaagtgtgcactgcacatttttgatgatcatCTTCATCCAGTCCTTTCATGTTATCACATTTAACTATAgttatctttgttttgttgacaggcagtggcagctggtatgCAATACAATTTCAGCTTTAAGGCcttgactccttctattctggaaCCCTATAACACAACAAggcaacattttaagactcctgtgtTGCCTACacccctgtggtggagagttgtgttttgcctccagctaattaaatgacatcattgtgacatcagccctaaaagggtctcttgggacttttggagccagcctcaagtggccataagAGGAACTGCAGTCTTTGCAGCTGTTGGTGCATTGACACAATACTCAATAATTCACATGACACAACCCAATTTTCATATAGAACTTTAATgaatatatctatatatttatatatttatgtatatataccttttttttgtcttttccagCGAGGATAAGTATATTGTATTGCTTCCCCTTTTCCTTATTGTCCTTTACATGTATTGGTCTGCTGAGTGGAAATATACCAGAAGAGTTTCAGGTCTGAATCCTGTCAGTAGCCAAAGTGTTGGGAAAAGGAGCTGGTGACTCACGCTGGCTTTAAAATGGCTTTTACATCAGGATATGAACTAAAAATGAAGGAACAAAACGCCCGCTGTCGACCACGTTCTCACAAACACTttataaaagttaaaatataagTTTAAGACAAATGTCAGTGTTCATTTAGTGATTTATAACAATTCACATAATTTATATTTCTTGTACATATTGTTTACAATGTTTAAACCACTGACAAAACCAACACAGACCACATTTAGCCCACTCTCCCAGCACTCAGGCTACTGACAATACATCACAGGCAGGCGTAAAGCCATTATAGCCCAAAGTTACAGGTGTAGGAAACAATATAACACTAAGAATATCTATACATACCACCACgaaaataaatagattaatATAAATTCTATCAGCAACAGTAATACACTAGTCggaacattaaaaaacactgattattaGGCTACGTTGGTAAtgtttagaagaaaaaaaaaatcaatagccTGCAAGGAActgaagacaaaatgaaaagagactggaaaaaaaaattcaaaaaatttatatatatatgtatataaaataaatataaagccCCCTGATGTTATATAcctatataaatgtataaaatcaGGGGGcaacaacagtgaaaaaaataaattgaaaaaagaaacaaattaacaaacagaaatggaGAAGATTAAAAAGAttctaaaaaaagagaagagaataattattcaaacataaaaaaatgaaaaacagcacaaaaataacattcacAGTAAAAATAATGTACACAACATTTTGAGTGAGCAACCAAGATGGAGGAAATAAAGTGACCAACACTATCAATATGCCCATGAGCAAGGCACGTAGCCCCCATTTATTCCAGGGGAGCTGCTCAGTAACCAGTCGCAAACTGGTTTTACTGGGTAGGTGCCAGTGTAAATGTGTGAGTAAAGGTGAGGCAGGGTGTTGCTGAAAAAGAGCATGCACGCTCAGTCAACTCTCCCTGTACAAACAAATGTAATGAAATCATGAAAACGATCTAGAGATGAATTTACACATTACACACCCTCTTATGTTTGTGCACATGCTTTCCACGTGACACCACTGACGTTAGTGTACATAAGCAAgagaaagaaaatttaaaagtccttgaaatgaatataaaaaattacaaaaagaaaaagatttcaAAGTGTATAAATACCCTGCAATAACCATTACGATCATAGAAACACCAGCAACATGATATTAATACTCAAGGAGTTACAATCTCATGTAACCTAGAGATGATAATCAGTCACTCAGAATGAAAAGACAACCCAAAGATTACCATTTACAGAcattatgtgcttttgttgacgtcaATGGATCGATAATATACtcaataatacatttattattcTAGTTTGTGAAATAGTATATAGTTATAGCTAAAAGAGAGACGGAGGGAAGGGGAACCGAAGCTAGCTGCTGTGctcttttctctttccctcctcctccgaCTTGTCGTCAACCAGGGTTGGGTTGAATTCATTTTGCAATCGAAGCTGATCCAGGAGTGCATTTAAAGTTCAGCAATAGTCAGATTTTGGACATGTGAGTGGTTTCAGTCCAGAATGTTACAAAGTATATCCATTACACAATTTCTTTTATGTCCTTGAAATCTTGGCCTCAAAAATGTTACAGCACTGGAGATATGATTGTTAGAAATTCTAATGATATAATTCACAACTTATGATGTGCTTTACTTTTGTGGTACATTTTAAGACTAAGTCTGGAACTTTAGTTGTTAAAATTGTTGATATCTCATATTGGAGTAACACgattaaaatgtttaacttttgatcTAAGTTCTATTTAAAACTTCACCCCCTGAGTGTAAACTGAATTGACCCCCACCCTGTTGCCTGTGGTTGCAGCCCTTTGCAGGAACACTCAACGTATGCTGCCTTGTAGCCTCCGGTATCAGAACATCTTCATCAACAGTCATAAAATCCCTGGAATCAATTTTGGCAattaaacatcacaaaaaaagtccATCTTTTCAAGTGCTTCCATCGACTTTGAAGGTGCatttaactacatttttactgtctgatgacacaaaatgaccataattCATCAGCAGCAATTGTAAAGTGCGGTCTATCAATACCAGTGAAACCATTTTCCCAAAGGAAAGCTTAACTATTGGCATTTTTACCTGCTTGCAAATGAGGGTTAGTGCAATTTACGAGTGACTGGCTTTGCAGCAAATTTAGTTTTCAAGATTGCAATATTATTTGTTAACTGTTTGCAAGGCATTTCTGTTGAAGCTGTGCTCTAATTAGAACTGTTAAGGACTAGCTACACCAAGCCGACATCAATTAACTAGTAGCGATAAAGTCCATCTGTTTGCTTCACCTCACATCGCATCACATGTGTCTTGGttaaaaagttgcacttgaacacaccgcaaagactacagccaatggccagCTTGCATTTTTGTTCTGCACTtgtgtgagagaaaataacTCCACACCAAAAGGTGGCGGTAGTGTGTATCTGTCATTTGAAAAAGGAAACCAGGATACAGACAGGATGGATttaagatgctagttagccagttagcccaTTAACAATGCAACTTAGTGTTGAAAAAACAATGGGTATTTACCGTACACTAccgaacaataacacaaacaagcatGAACTGTTACTGCTAAATAAATTAATGGCTAAAAACATGATCTAAgctcataaaacatgttcacACCCTCTTCACTTTAgctattgttttgctgtttctcttctcgttcACTGAGCTGAACTATCAAGTGATTTCTCTCATCGATTATCTCTGCCATCTTTGATGCCGACTCAACATGCTGACTCactcaaaaaaaagtcatcaggGGCTGACTACTGCCAAAGGTGTGGGGCACATTGacaaaactagggcgacagacactCACCAACCACCCAACATTGACTGGGGCCCTTCATCTAAAATTTAAACAGTAGCCACTCTCATATTCGTGTCCATTATAGGCCACTGTAAATGTTTCAAAAACCTCTTAATGTTGCTATTTTTTGCACAAGAGGGGAGGGGCCAAAACTGGAATTGAAACAGGAAATATGGGACATTATCTTGAAACAAGAGGAGCAGTCTTTTTCCATTTGGCCAGAACTCAGCAAATATCTCACACGTTAGAACAAAGACTCAAGGAATTTAAAGTCAGATGAAGTTACTTGTTTAGATGGACATTTGTTGCAGTATTTGACCAGACGGTGACAACTGGCAGTGGTGTAACGGAGGCGTACAGAGTGAAGCTTGAAGTCTATGGCTGTGCCTTTCTCTAGGAGTGTGGAGAATGCCCATCTGTCACTGTTATTACCTTTGACacacaatgaaaaataaataggcTCACAGTGTGTCAGCCTCAtctggtgagtgtgtgtgtgtcagtaggATAGATATGGCTGAGGTCACTCTCTTGGGACCAGAGGTTAAGTAGCTACTGTTGACCTTGAATTGGCAGTCAACTCATCACTGAGCAGCTTGTTACTTGGCTGAATGTACCCGTCTGTGGCTCTCTGTTCTTCTTAAAACAGAGAATTGTAGTTACACCATCTGGCCACTTTATTAATCATATTACTTAAGAtgctttaaagtgtttttgaatACCAGAAAGTACTGGTGTGGTGGTTTGCAGGTGAAAAGATGCCTCAGTGCTTACGTTCAAACTTCATGTGAAGATGTGTGAAAATGTTCACTTTTTAACCAGATTCAGTTAGAAGAATAAAGAAGTCTTGTGACTTACAAATCACATAATCAAAacatattaaaggaatagtcctccctcaaatgaccatttgtagtTTGAATTACTGACCCTGTGTCACAACAAATTCATgaatataacttttttttctcccatgcctccacagtgaaagaAAGAATCCAACAACTGAgagaattcttgatgaattgaagtcataggggtccaggtttaacaacagcaaaacaatatcaaaacatccatgtaCAAAGTCTCATGCTCCTCGTGGAGTATAATCCATGTCTCTTTTAACACTTTTGAGATCCAGGCAGTGTGAAACCAGCATCTCGAGTGTTTAGCAAGTTGAACTTACCGTTTTGTcaattggagtctggctttgaggagagcacaggtacattttacttttggttcagttccctgttggaaagggctatctgtttgggaagtactgagtacTGTATATGAGTGGATGAATTAGACTTGTACCAGAGGGTTTAGGAATCCTCTACCAGAAAATTTTGTAACATCAAATTCTTAATTTCCTGCGTTCTGGTGAAGTTTCATTTTTTGAATTCATGCCCTTTCTGCAAtttatgatgtaaatgtcttttattttgtcaaaataaaagtcatctgCTTTTTATCGAGGGGTACAAATGCACATGTCCTAAATATTAAGGGGGGCATGTTCCCCAGTCCCCTCTGAAATTTGCACCTATGCTCGTGTGGCATGTTTCACGTCAAGATAAACAGGGTTAGTAAACGGTAGAAAGTAGTTTAGAGGCCAGTAACGAGCTTGGTGCTGGctattttaaaatgatgtttgagcgctgctgggacatgaacagtattttgtggtggcttGTCATTAGCTGGAGCTCATAAATACTGTGACTGCAAGTGAAAAGCAAATATAAGCCAGATTTTAGTGTTAGTAGTTTTGTTTTGGcaagtgggaaaggggctttggATTATACTTCACAAGTTGTGTttgagtttgtaaactgatgttttgatatagttttgctgttgctaaacctggacccctatgacttaaATTCAACAGGGATGTTcttcatttttggattctttgtttgcTGTGGAGAgatgcaggggaaaaaaaaaagttttcttcacaaattcaatgtaacacagggtgagtaaatgatatacaaatgatcatttggggggtgaggtattcttttaacatttttcttGTTAAAGTGAAGTTGTAGTTTAAACCCCCACAGCAGCTGACAGAATGTAGAGGGGGAGAGTGAGTAACTACTGAGCTCTCCTGCCTCTTCAGCAAGGCACTTAACCCCCAACGACTGCACCAGGAGACTGGTTGTACTGGGAAGTCcccagttgtgtgtgtgtgacaaaacaATTTCTTTGTACTGAGGCCTCCACTGCACCACTGCTGTATAATTAACTTACAAACAAGGCTTTGACGCTAAAGTCATGACCATTTTaaggcagttgtcatgaatTTGCACATCATATCAGGTGCTCTATGACTGTTAATGATATTGGTAAGTAATTATGGCAGCTAGATACCCCAGGCTCAAGGACAGAAACATTACAGCTGAAGTGTCACCCACACATTTTCAGCCctactcttcctctctgtcaacTCAGATATCTCTAACATCTCTTTCATTTCAAAGCTCTCTCCCTCTTATCTGAGGTTTAGTTTTAAACTGGCGTAGTTTTCCGGTTAAGTGTATCTGAGTTGCTATCCCTGTCCCTTTTGGCTGTCAGTCGGTCCAGGGTTCCCATGTTGCCCCTGTCCCTCTCCATGGTGGCTGTGGATATTGGAGCCGTCTGAGCCGTTGAGGCGGCTGATGTGGAGGTATTCAGCGGTGCTGCGTTCTGGGCaacagccgctgctgctgccaagTTGGACTTGGAGTGAGATGGGAGTGTGCCACTGCTTATCacggctcctcctcctcctgatcctgatcctcctcctccaccactgccGCTGGAATCTTTAGGGAAGTAGTTGTGAAGCTGGTACAAGGTAGCGCGGTCCACAGTGCCGTAGAGAGGTGGGGCGCCTCCTCCCAGGCTCCCCAGCTTGGAGTCCCTCGACAGGGTGTACATTGAGatgtcaccacctcctccacttCCACCGCTGCTGGTGTGGTGTGGGTTGGGCAGAGTGGCCACAGAAAAGGGTGGGGCAGAGGGCGGCAGGCTGAAGGTCTTGGAGGTGCCGATGGGTGAGGTCTCCTGTGAGCGTGGCGGGTCGGTTGAGCGTGAGCTGGAACGAGAGCGCCGTCTGAAGCGGTAGCTGGGCAGCCGCAGCATGGCGTGTGTGGTGCTCTTGAAGAGGTCGGTGCGTGAGCGGCAGCGCAGCTCCTTGTTCTTCTCTATGTAGATGTTGACAGCGAGGACACCCACCATCTCGGCCAGGATGAAGGACAGGCCGCCAAAGTAGAAGGACCAGCCGTAAGAGTAGTGCCACTTCTTGTCCTCATCTTTCTTGGGAGAGATGTCGCTCAGTGCTGCCGAGATGTACACAATCACTCCAATGATGTTGCTGAGGCCTGAGGAAATATACAAGACTTCTACTGTAAGTGCTCCCCTGAGACACATTAACCTGCAGCTtcattaaattgtttttcttgcaggGATACTGGAACTGTTTCCTTTCAGTTACACAGAGAAGAAAATCAATCTGCAGATCATCCACAAGAGCTTCTTATTACACCTGTATTATACTGATAGATCTAAAACATCAGAATGTCAAATAGCACAGTTTAATTTCATTTCTTGGTGGAATAAGACAGAGCGTGAGAACAAAGGCATGAACTAAAGGTAGTCTAACCAGAGCTGAAAACAAAATTCAAATCCCTATTTGCTCTTAAATGTAAGAACACCCACAAGAAACTTTATCTCCAAGCTATAAGCGAAAGAACAGAGGCCTCTGTCAAAACCACGTCAAAACCGCAGTCTTACCTGCAGCTACAAATAGAATCCCTCCACCAAGAATGATGTTCCTTTTGCTCTTGTAGAAGCCGCTGGAAGCGACACACACTCCACCCAGCAGGAGCAGTATGGCACTGAGGATGGGGAAGATGCTGGAGGCTCGCACCACACCTGCATACGAGGACACCGACAGCAGCAGATTATCATCATGTCCTGTTATGTCATTACCAACTCTCTCTAGACTTTGTTTATGTGTGATATGCCCGATTCTGTACTTCTTGTACATTTTTCAATACTATTAGTGAGCAGTTTTTTGAGATTCAACACCATTTGAAGGTGCAAAGTTAACAGCCTTGTGACACTCCGCAGAGAGAAAGTGTTACCAAGATGTGTTGTAGCTGACACTACAACTTGGCTCTGTAACAGCAACTATCTATAAGTCTCCTACATAATATATAGGACATAATGTCTGGGGTTCCGGAGGACAAcaaatttttaataaacagCCTGCATTACAAACTAAGTATAGAATTTTAAAGACAAGGGGGTCTATGCAAGGAATGGAGGGCCTAATGAAAATCTGACATTAACAGGACCTATCTATGTCAATTTTCTGgctcatacttgtattttgagttTCTACAAAAATCCGTTTACATGCttttttggtcaaaaaaaaaaccaaacttaATTTTCCTCATGcggtctgtgctggaacacctgtattcacagTTCACAGTCTCAGTTTCaccacctgtctctttaagccccactcatggaaaaaaaacaaaacaaaacaaacaaacaaacaaacaaaccagccTGCTCTGATTCGTCAGCGTTTCCAGGTTCTTTGCATCTCT
This genomic window contains:
- the LOC125905060 gene encoding voltage-dependent calcium channel gamma-4 subunit-like; this encodes MEAKGRNIPSDISFLPRPALVWCERGIQVLLTTMGAFAAFALMTVAIGTDYWLYARAFICNSTANSSQDDSNNKDKKDPGALTHSGLWRICCLEGLKRGVCSQINHFPDDADYDQDAAEYLLRVVRASSIFPILSAILLLLGGVCVASSGFYKSKRNIILGGGILFVAAGLSNIIGVIVYISAALSDISPKKDEDKKWHYSYGWSFYFGGLSFILAEMVGVLAVNIYIEKNKELRCRSRTDLFKSTTHAMLRLPSYRFRRRSRSSSRSTDPPRSQETSPIGTSKTFSLPPSAPPFSVATLPNPHHTSSGGSGGGGDISMYTLSRDSKLGSLGGGAPPLYGTVDRATLYQLHNYFPKDSSGSGGGGGSGSGGGGAVISSGTLPSHSKSNLAAAAAVAQNAAPLNTSTSAASTAQTAPISTATMERDRGNMGTLDRLTAKRDRDSNSDTLNRKTTPV